The following are from one region of the Equus przewalskii isolate Varuska chromosome 21, EquPr2, whole genome shotgun sequence genome:
- the ID1 gene encoding DNA-binding protein inhibitor ID-1: protein MKVASGSAAAAAGPSCALKAGKTAGGAGEVMRCLSEQSVAISRCAGGPGARLPALLDEQQVNVLLYDMNGCYSRLKELVPTLPQNRKVSRVEILQHVIDYIWDLELELNSESQVGTPGGRGLPARAPLSTLNGEISALAAEAACVPADDRILCR, encoded by the exons ATGAAGGTCGCCAGTGGCAGCGCCGCGGCCGCCGCGGGCCCCAGCTGCGCGCTGAAGGCCGGCAAGacggcgggcggcgcgggcgaGGTGATGCGCTGCCTGTCGGAGCAGAGCGTGGCCATCTCGCGCTGCGCCGGCGGCCCCGGGGCGCGCCTCCCCGCCCTGCTCGACGAGCAGCAGGTGAACGTGCTGCTCTACGACATGAACGGCTGCTACTCGCGCCTCAAGGAGCTGGTGCCCACCCTGCCCCAGAACCGCAAGGTGAGCAGGGTGGAGATCCTCCAGCACGTCATCGACTACATCTGGGACCTGGAGTTGGAGCTGAACTCGGAATCCCAAGTCGGGACCCCGGGGGGCCGGGGGCTCCCCGCCCGGGCCCCGCTCAGCACCCTCAACGGCGAGATCAGCGCCCTGGCGGCCGAG GCAGCATGTGTTCCAGCGGACGATCGCATCTTGTGTCGCTGA
- the COX4I2 gene encoding cytochrome c oxidase subunit 4 isoform 2, mitochondrial, with translation MFFRAAWSLVLRRGGLGSRGIHSPGDTAHSKGKMPPYTNYHAQRSYPMPDEPFCTELNAEQRALKEKEKGSWTELSHADKVALYRLQFHETFAEMNRRSNEWKTVMGCVFFFCGFTALLIWWQRVYVFPKKPITLTAEWKAQQLQRILDMKGNPVQGLASQWDYEKKQWKK, from the exons atgTTCTTCAGAGCTGCCTGGAGCTTGGTGCTGAGGAGAGGAGGACTCGGATCGCGAGGGATCCACAGCCCAGGAGACACCG CCCATAGCAAGGGGAAGATGCCCCCCTACACCAACTACCACGCCCAGCGCTCCTACCCCATGCCAGACGAGCCCTTCTGCACAGAGCTCAATGCGGAGCAGCGGGccctgaaggagaaggagaagggcagCTGGACCGAGCTGAGCCACGCCGACAAGGTGGCCt TGTACCGGCTCCAGTTCCACGAGACCTTTGCGGAGATGAATCGCCGCTCCAATGAGTGGAAGACAGTGATGGGCTGTGTCTTCTTCTTCTGTGGATTCACAGCTCTGCTGATTTGGTGGCAGCGGGTCTATG TGTTCCCTAAGAAGCCCATCACCCTGACGGCTGAGTGGAAGGCCCAGCAGCTCCAGCGCATCCTGGATATGAAGGGCAACCCCGTGCAAGGCCTGGCCTCCCAGTGGGACTATGAGAAGAAGCAGTGGAAGAAGTGA